From the genome of Syntrophales bacterium, one region includes:
- a CDS encoding type II toxin-antitoxin system RelE/ParE family toxin — MVSSIKHKGLVALYYDDQTKGVKQELVKRLRHILALLDTAFVTEDMNIPGLRFHQLKGDLAGFYSVSVSGNWRVIFHFENGQATDVDLIDYH, encoded by the coding sequence ATGGTAAGTAGCATAAAGCACAAAGGCCTTGTCGCCCTCTACTATGATGACCAAACCAAGGGGGTAAAGCAAGAGTTGGTTAAGCGGCTGCGTCACATTCTTGCTTTACTTGACACTGCCTTTGTTACTGAAGATATGAATATCCCGGGACTACGGTTTCATCAGCTCAAGGGAGACCTTGCCGGGTTTTATTCGGTATCTGTTTCGGGGAATTGGCGGGTGATTTTCCATTTTGAGAACGGACAGGCAACCGATGTTGATTTGATTGACTATCATTAG
- a CDS encoding recombinase family protein → MDIKTVAIYARVSTDRQSTESQINALREFVEKRSWKLFREYIDTGFTGSNMKRPAFNEMITDAKRRSFDVLLVYKLDRLSRSLKDLIATLDDLQSLGIDFVSYDNGLDTTTPTGRLLFHVVGAVAEFEKEIIRERVIAGLHNARSKGKRLGRPPVPDFRINEAKEMRNRGLSFRKIGKALGVNESTVRERLKVK, encoded by the coding sequence ATGGATATAAAAACCGTTGCCATATATGCCAGGGTATCAACCGACCGGCAATCAACCGAATCACAAATAAACGCTCTCCGGGAATTCGTCGAGAAACGCTCCTGGAAACTTTTTAGAGAATACATAGACACTGGCTTTACCGGTTCCAATATGAAACGCCCTGCCTTCAATGAAATGATTACAGATGCTAAAAGGCGAAGCTTCGACGTTCTCCTGGTCTACAAACTGGACCGACTGAGCAGATCCCTGAAAGATCTTATAGCCACCCTGGACGACTTGCAGTCTTTGGGGATTGACTTTGTTTCTTATGATAACGGCCTCGATACCACCACGCCGACCGGCAGACTCCTCTTCCATGTTGTCGGTGCCGTGGCTGAGTTTGAAAAAGAGATTATCCGTGAACGTGTAATCGCCGGCCTTCATAACGCCAGGAGCAAGGGTAAGCGCTTAGGCCGACCCCCTGTTCCAGACTTCAGAATAAATGAAGCCAAAGAAATGCGAAACCGAGGCCTTTCTTTCCGGAAAATAGGTAAGGCTTTAGGTGTTAATGAATCAACGGTTAGAGAAAGGTTGAAGGTAAAGTAG